Within the Flavobacterium sp. CG_23.5 genome, the region TAAATATTGCATAAATCATCAACATGTATCCATGGCATATATTGCTTTCCTGAACCTAATGCTGCGCCAAGTCGCCACTTAAAAATAGGAATTAGTTTTTTTAAAAAACCATCATCTCTGCCCAACACTAAACCGGTACGAATTTTCACAGTTCGAATGTTTAAGTATTCAATAAAATCAAGCCCTTCCTCCCATTTTTGACAGGTGGAACCCAGAAAATCATTGGCCAAAGGTGAGTCCTCAGTACAAATTTCTTCCCCATTTACAGCTCCATAAATTCCTATTGCCGAAGCGGAAATAAAAGCATCCAGTTTTTTATTATGTTTTTTAAGAACCGAATAAATTAGTTGAGTCGATTGTTGCCGACTATTTATTATAGCCTCTTTTCGTTTTTGAGACCATCTTTTCTCTGCGATATTCTCCCCTGCCAGATGTATCACATAATCTGCGTTAAGAACAGCGTCTTCGTCAATGAATTGAGTTGAGACATCCCATTTGAAATAAGAAATTTCCGAAGTATTTTGTCTTTTACTTCTGCTTAAAATTGAAACACTATATCCTCTTTCAATTAGTAATTGTGTCAAATGTTTCCCTATAAATCCAGAACCACCGCTTATTAATACATTTTTTTTCATCATACGGTAAAGCTACTCATTTATATTGATGTAAAAAATATATTAAATTTTGTTTAACATTAACACAATATGATTAAACATTTTGTACTTTTATACTCTAATTAGAAATTTAATAAAAATGGCTACTAAAAAATCAACAATAACAAAGGACAAAATAGTTTCATTGTACATGAATTATGTGCTTGATAATAGTGAAAAACCTAAATCAGTCTATCATTTTGCCAAAACAAATGGTTTTACTGAAACAGAGTTTTATTCATTTTTTGGAACTA harbors:
- a CDS encoding TIGR01777 family oxidoreductase yields the protein MMKKNVLISGGSGFIGKHLTQLLIERGYSVSILSRSKRQNTSEISYFKWDVSTQFIDEDAVLNADYVIHLAGENIAEKRWSQKRKEAIINSRQQSTQLIYSVLKKHNKKLDAFISASAIGIYGAVNGEEICTEDSPLANDFLGSTCQKWEEGLDFIEYLNIRTVKIRTGLVLGRDDGFLKKLIPIFKWRLGAALGSGKQYMPWIHVDDLCNIYFQAIIDPTMNGPFNAAINDNTNNSIFSKTLAKVFGYKIWLPNVPAFILKTAMGEMSKIVLTGRRVSSDKIEKTGFHFKFKNLEEAIKDCLAK